A portion of the Stegostoma tigrinum isolate sSteTig4 chromosome 18, sSteTig4.hap1, whole genome shotgun sequence genome contains these proteins:
- the tmem121b gene encoding transmembrane protein 121B, whose translation MSAAPGNESSRSAAPAPSGAEGNLRARDNDSLYIRNSSFRRNSQTSTASLSREIGAASNIKAARPAFIITSGEFLQHSSDCTSSPGPHSSTRTIFYKGLCLLLLLCQGGVLDFYLIIFTDLYWCSWIATDLVVMAGWLIFFIKHSRRREDAAKAAPDSGQFAFSYLAWLIYVIACTPKIVLILETSILDLIELKVPLGTTGFKMVVLSSVPLLYTLINSVTEELSCQSSHRAQNYYSRTCLDLLDSFTLMELVLAGHIPSVYLKYTVTTVYFVAFFVPVLWLYELNSLQLHYKCVVFRFLSSSAVNAPLLVVRCFLVFIYDQQVSVFLLKNVFWLCCDCAEVLERCCSVRRVRKYSSPPVQFTHCISENEMCAHGYVNTLAVTAQS comes from the coding sequence ATGAGCGCGGCGCCCGGCAACGAGAGCTCTCGATCGGCCGCCCCAGCACCGAGCGGAGCCGAGGGAAACCTCCGGGCGAGAGACAACGATTCTCTCTACATCAGGAACAGCTCCTTCAGGAGGAACTCTCAGACCTCGACGGCAAGTCTCAGCCGTGAGATCGGCGCCGCTTCCAACATCAAAGCCGCCCGTCCGGCGTTCATCATCACTTCaggagaatttctgcagcacagcTCGGACTGTACCAGTAGCCCTGGGCCACACTCCAGCACCAGGACCATTTTCTATAAAGGCCTCTGCCTCCTGCTGCTGCTGTGCCAAGGGGGAGTCTTGGATTTCTACCTGATCATTTTTACTGACCTGTACTGGTGCTCTTGGATTGCCACCGACCTGGTGGTGATGGCGGGCTGGCTCATCTTCTTCATCAAACACTCGAGGCGGAGAGAAGACGCCGCCAAAGCGGCACCCGACAGTGGCCAGTTTGCCTTCTCCTACCTGGCCTGGCTCATTTATGTCATCGCCTGCACGCCCAAAATCGTGCTCATTCTGGAGACCTCTATCCTCGACCTGATTGAGCTAAAGGTTCCTCTGGGCACCACTGGCTTTAAGATGGTGGTCCTGTCGTCTGTGCCCTTGCTCTACACCCTCATCAACTCAGTGACTGAGGAGCTCAGCTGCCAGAGCAGCCACCGAGCGCAGAATTACTACAGCCGAACCTGCCTGGATCTCCTGGACAGTTTCACTCTCATGGAGCTGGTGCTGGCCGGCCATATTCCCAGTGTTTACCTCAAGTACACGGTCACCACCGTCTACTTCGTCGCGTTTTTCGTCCCGGTTCTCTGGCTGTATGAACTCAACTCGTTGCAGCTACACTACAAGTGTGTGGTGTTCCGCTTCCTGTCCAGTTCCGCGGTCAATGCCCCTCTCTTGGTGGTCAGGTGCTTTCTGGTCTTTATTTATGACCAACAAGTCTCGGTGTTCCTTTTGAAGAATGTCTTTTGGTTGTGTTGTGATTGTGCTGAGGTCCTggagagatgttgcagtgtgaggCGTGTCCGTAAGTACTCGAGCCCTCCCGTGCAGTTCACACATTGCATTTCGGAGAATGAGATGTGTGCACATGGATATGTGAACACCCTGGCAGTGACAGCTCAGTCCTAG